In one window of Rhodoglobus vestalii DNA:
- a CDS encoding glutamate synthase subunit beta produces MADPKGFLKVQERELPKRRPVSLRLMDYKEVYQQQESGQLARQAGRCMDCGVPFCHQGCPLGNLIPEWNDLVRRGENAEAIERLHATNNFPEFTGRLCPAPCESSCVLGINQPAVTIKQVEVSIIDQAFADGNVTPNPPGRLTGKTVAVVGSGPAGLAAAQQLTRAGHTVAVFEREDRIGGLLRYGIPDFKMEKRHIELRLAQMQAEGTRFRAGVTIGVDISWNDLRARYDVVVVATGATVPRDLPIPGRNSLGVHFAMEYLVQSNRVVAGDSVGEQITADGKHVVVLGGGDTGADCIGTAHRQGALSVTNLAIGVQPPPDRPEHQPWPLTPTLFEVMSAHEEGGERLYLASTVEFVTNSVGEVRAIKVAETEFVDGRRVPKAGTEREIPADLVLLALGFTGPETGTLDTQLPLAADDQGNLARDADYRSETPGVYVVGDAGRGQSLIVWAIAEGRAAASAVDRYLEGDTQLPFPVSPTDRGMTV; encoded by the coding sequence GTGGCTGATCCGAAGGGATTTCTTAAAGTACAAGAGCGCGAACTTCCGAAGCGGCGCCCGGTAAGCCTGCGCCTGATGGACTACAAAGAGGTTTATCAGCAGCAGGAGTCGGGTCAGCTGGCACGACAGGCTGGCCGCTGCATGGATTGTGGCGTTCCGTTCTGTCATCAGGGTTGTCCTCTGGGTAACCTCATTCCCGAGTGGAACGATCTCGTGCGGCGTGGGGAGAACGCCGAAGCGATCGAGCGCTTGCACGCGACGAACAATTTTCCGGAGTTCACGGGCCGCTTGTGTCCGGCACCGTGTGAGAGTTCCTGCGTTCTGGGCATCAACCAGCCCGCGGTCACCATCAAACAGGTCGAAGTTTCGATCATCGATCAGGCGTTCGCTGACGGCAACGTGACCCCCAACCCACCCGGCCGGTTAACCGGCAAAACCGTCGCCGTCGTTGGCTCCGGTCCCGCAGGGTTGGCTGCGGCCCAACAATTGACACGTGCCGGCCACACGGTCGCCGTGTTTGAGCGCGAGGATCGCATTGGTGGGCTCCTTCGCTACGGCATCCCGGATTTCAAAATGGAAAAGCGCCATATTGAGTTGCGCTTGGCCCAAATGCAGGCTGAGGGAACTCGTTTTCGTGCAGGTGTCACCATCGGGGTCGATATCTCCTGGAATGATCTGCGTGCGCGGTATGACGTCGTCGTTGTTGCCACTGGTGCGACGGTGCCGCGTGATCTCCCGATCCCTGGCCGGAACTCTCTCGGCGTGCATTTTGCGATGGAATACCTCGTACAGTCAAACCGCGTTGTGGCGGGCGATTCCGTCGGCGAGCAGATAACCGCCGATGGCAAGCACGTGGTCGTTCTCGGTGGTGGTGATACCGGCGCCGACTGCATCGGTACTGCCCACCGGCAGGGCGCACTCTCGGTGACAAATTTGGCGATTGGCGTTCAGCCCCCGCCAGACCGCCCCGAACACCAACCGTGGCCGCTGACACCCACTCTTTTTGAGGTGATGAGCGCGCACGAGGAGGGCGGGGAACGGCTCTATCTGGCCTCGACGGTCGAATTCGTTACCAACTCGGTCGGCGAAGTGCGCGCGATCAAGGTTGCAGAAACGGAGTTTGTTGATGGACGCCGTGTGCCGAAAGCTGGCACCGAGCGCGAGATTCCCGCTGATCTCGTTCTTCTTGCTCTGGGATTCACCGGTCCTGAGACTGGCACCCTCGATACTCAACTGCCGTTGGCCGCGGATGATCAAGGAAACCTAGCCCGCGATGCCGACTACCGAAGCGAAACGCCTGGCGTGTATGTTGTCGGGGATGCTGGTCGCGGCCAATCGTTGATCGTGTGGGCCATTGCGGAAGGCAGGGCTGCGGCATCGGCCGTAGATCGCTACCTTGAGGGGGACACACAATTGCCCTTCCCCGTGTCACCCACAGACCGCGGTATGACCGTCTAG
- the pyk gene encoding pyruvate kinase — translation MRRAKIVATLGPATSSYENIRAIIDAGVDVARMNLSHGTYAVHEEVYANVRRAAQDSGRAVAVMVDLQGPKIRLGKFENGPYELAVGDVFKITTEDIIGNREMCGTTFKGLPQDVAPGDFLLIDDGKVKVKVVSSTDTVVTTEVVVAGAVSNNKGINLPGVAVNVPALSEKDEDDLRWGLKLGADLIALSFVRNAEDIVRVHEIMDEVGRRVPVIAKIEKPQAVDHLEAIIDAFDSIMVARGDLGVELPLEAVPIVQKRTVELARRMAKPVIVATQMLESMISSPVPTRAETSDVANAILDGADAVMLSGETSVGEYPVITVQTMAKIVESTEEHGLDRIAELGTTPKTQGGAITLAAAEVASFVEAKFVCVFTESGDSARRMSRLRFRIPMKAFTPNPDIQRRMTLIWGIESFVVERVTHTDEMYRQVDQILLDKKLAEIGDKVVVISGSPPGIAGSTNDLRVHTIGDAINAKAPVWATKQG, via the coding sequence ATGAGACGCGCAAAAATCGTCGCGACACTCGGCCCGGCTACGTCGAGCTACGAGAACATCAGGGCAATCATCGATGCAGGTGTCGATGTTGCTCGAATGAACCTCAGTCATGGAACCTATGCGGTTCACGAAGAGGTGTATGCCAATGTGCGCCGCGCCGCCCAGGACTCAGGCCGTGCTGTTGCCGTGATGGTTGACCTCCAGGGTCCCAAAATTCGTCTGGGGAAGTTCGAGAACGGTCCGTACGAACTCGCTGTCGGTGACGTTTTCAAGATCACCACCGAGGACATCATCGGCAACCGCGAGATGTGTGGAACGACCTTCAAAGGACTGCCGCAGGATGTCGCTCCCGGAGACTTCCTATTGATCGACGATGGCAAGGTTAAGGTCAAGGTGGTGAGCTCGACCGACACGGTTGTGACAACTGAAGTTGTTGTCGCTGGCGCTGTCTCGAACAACAAGGGAATCAACCTTCCCGGTGTCGCGGTGAACGTTCCTGCCCTCTCGGAGAAAGATGAGGACGACCTCCGCTGGGGCCTCAAGTTGGGCGCTGACCTGATTGCTCTGTCATTCGTGCGCAATGCAGAAGACATTGTGCGTGTTCACGAGATCATGGATGAAGTGGGTCGTCGCGTTCCTGTCATCGCCAAGATCGAGAAGCCACAGGCCGTTGATCATCTCGAAGCGATCATTGACGCCTTCGACTCGATCATGGTTGCGCGCGGAGACCTCGGTGTGGAGCTTCCCCTTGAGGCCGTGCCGATTGTGCAAAAGCGCACTGTTGAGTTGGCTCGTCGAATGGCGAAGCCGGTCATTGTCGCGACTCAGATGCTCGAGTCGATGATCTCGAGCCCTGTGCCCACGCGTGCTGAGACCTCCGACGTTGCCAACGCGATTCTGGATGGCGCTGACGCCGTCATGCTCAGTGGCGAAACCAGCGTGGGGGAGTACCCCGTCATCACGGTTCAAACGATGGCTAAGATCGTCGAGTCCACCGAGGAGCACGGACTTGACCGTATTGCCGAGTTGGGAACTACTCCCAAGACGCAGGGCGGCGCAATTACTTTGGCGGCCGCGGAGGTCGCTTCGTTCGTGGAGGCCAAGTTCGTGTGTGTGTTCACCGAGTCGGGCGACTCAGCACGTCGAATGTCGCGGTTGCGGTTCCGAATTCCGATGAAAGCGTTCACTCCGAATCCGGATATTCAGCGCCGCATGACCCTGATCTGGGGTATCGAATCGTTCGTTGTTGAGCGTGTTACCCACACGGACGAGATGTACCGCCAGGTCGACCAGATTCTTCTTGATAAGAAGCTTGCTGAGATCGGCGACAAGGTCGTCGTAATTTCCGGTTCCCCTCCGGGGATCGCTGGATCCACCAACGACCTTCGCGTGCACACCATCGGGGATGCGATCAACGCTAAGGCACCCGTCTGGGCGACAAAGCAGGGCTAG
- a CDS encoding ANTAR domain-containing response regulator — translation MTDQNTNQTAPRRVVVAEDESLIRMDIVEILRDAGYEVVGEAGDGETAVALATELRPDVVIMDVKMPRLDGISAAERLSANHIAPVVLLTAFSQKELVQRASEAGALAYVVKPFTPSDLLPAIEIALSRHAQIITLEAEVSDLVERFETRKLVDRAKGLLNEKMGLSEPDAFRWIQKASMDRRLTMHDVSQAIIDQLSAKK, via the coding sequence GTGACTGACCAAAACACCAATCAAACTGCTCCTCGCCGCGTCGTCGTTGCCGAAGACGAGTCGCTCATCCGCATGGACATTGTCGAGATCCTCCGCGATGCCGGTTACGAGGTGGTCGGTGAAGCCGGTGACGGTGAGACTGCGGTGGCTTTGGCCACAGAACTGCGCCCGGACGTGGTCATCATGGATGTCAAGATGCCGCGACTTGACGGCATTTCTGCCGCTGAGCGGTTGAGCGCCAACCATATCGCCCCAGTAGTACTCCTGACGGCGTTCAGCCAGAAAGAGCTTGTCCAGCGTGCCTCAGAGGCTGGCGCACTGGCCTACGTGGTCAAGCCGTTTACACCGAGCGACCTGTTGCCTGCGATCGAAATTGCGCTGAGCCGTCACGCCCAGATCATTACTCTCGAAGCTGAGGTCAGCGACCTCGTCGAACGTTTTGAGACCCGCAAGCTTGTCGATCGCGCTAAGGGACTGCTGAACGAGAAGATGGGGCTCAGCGAACCCGACGCGTTCCGCTGGATTCAGAAGGCATCCATGGATCGTCGCCTGACAATGCACGACGTCTCGCAAGCAATCATCGACCAGCTCAGCGCCAAGAAGTAG
- a CDS encoding hotdog fold thioesterase, producing the protein MKYPDDLDPELVARLVESGGGTLTRKMGIEFLELGADRSVATMPVEGNTQVIGILHGGAHVVLGESLGSISSAIHAGPGRIAMGIEVNATHTRAVSSGIVTATCTAIALSRTLATHEIVVRDEEGRRLSTVRITNILKDRPAP; encoded by the coding sequence GTGAAGTATCCCGATGACCTTGATCCTGAACTCGTGGCACGTCTCGTTGAGTCAGGGGGAGGCACGCTCACCAGAAAGATGGGCATCGAATTCTTAGAGTTGGGAGCCGATCGTTCGGTGGCGACCATGCCGGTCGAGGGCAACACCCAGGTGATAGGCATCCTGCACGGTGGCGCCCACGTGGTGCTCGGCGAGTCGCTCGGGTCGATTTCGTCAGCGATTCACGCTGGCCCAGGCCGGATCGCGATGGGCATTGAGGTCAATGCCACCCACACACGCGCTGTGAGCTCTGGCATCGTGACAGCTACCTGCACCGCAATCGCGCTGAGTCGCACTCTGGCGACCCACGAGATTGTCGTTCGTGATGAAGAGGGACGTCGGCTATCCACTGTGCGGATTACGAACATCCTGAAGGACCGCCCCGCCCCATAG
- the polA gene encoding DNA polymerase I — protein MSDTQKPTLMIIDGHSLAFRAFYALPVDSFQNRDGQHTNAIHGFLSMLISLLQNEKPTHLAVAFDISRYSFRTREYPEYKGTRGETPPEFVGQIPLLEEALKAMGVQTLSKEDYEADDILATLANEGATSGYRVLVVSGDRDAIQMVNDDVLLLYPNARGVSELKRYDRDAVFERYGVEPHQYPDVAALVGETSDNLIGVDKVGEKTAVKWINLYGSLDEVLAHAKEIKGVVGQNLRDQMDRAVRNRKLNHLLTDVELPVKVADLDRRPIDEAAVQEVFDRLQFKTLLQRVLKIAATERGDDPATSSTPDSPRAVPVVRTMVDEELAKWIETNSVNGTRPLGLTIASIDGAVTGLGLATATETAFVPWAADRPDYEALTTWLGSDAPKLMHSAKAQLKIAGANGLDIAGITFDTMLAAWVLKPSGKPEELEAQVYNYLGETVEQSDPNQLVPETESLSPATLSWYVVRLAHYLTERLDEGSRGVLTDIEMPLVPVFAQMERTGIAVNRQLLNDLSTSLNETASEVARNAFDVIGREINLGSPKQLQEVLFTQLEMPKTRANKTGYSTDAASLADLQEQAPHPFLDLLLKHRDATKLAQIITGIEKAIDASGRVHTTYEQAGSSTGRIASNDPNLQNVPIKTATGRQIRSAFEAGAGYDTLLTADYSQIEMRIMAHLSGDEGLIQAFNEGEDLHRFVGSRIFGVEPADVTAEMRTKVKAMSYGLAYGLSAFGLSKQLRIETSEAKALMTDYFARFGAVRDYLRNVVEQARADGYTTTIFGRRRPFGDLNSKNRVLRDNAERQALNSPIQGSAADILKIAMIRIDADIRSEALESRMLLQVHDELVFEIANGELEQMTTIVHQRMSGAASLSVPLDVQLGTGHNWDSAAH, from the coding sequence GTGTCGGATACCCAGAAGCCTACTCTCATGATCATTGACGGCCATTCGTTGGCCTTTCGTGCGTTTTACGCACTGCCGGTGGACAGTTTTCAGAACCGTGATGGGCAGCACACCAACGCCATCCACGGCTTCTTGTCGATGCTCATATCGCTGCTGCAGAATGAGAAACCGACGCATCTTGCGGTCGCTTTCGATATCTCGCGCTACTCGTTTCGCACTCGGGAATACCCCGAATATAAGGGCACACGCGGCGAAACACCCCCCGAGTTTGTCGGCCAGATCCCGCTGCTTGAAGAAGCACTAAAGGCGATGGGTGTGCAAACGCTGAGCAAAGAAGACTACGAAGCTGACGACATCCTCGCCACCCTAGCGAACGAAGGGGCCACGAGCGGCTATCGTGTGCTGGTCGTCTCGGGTGACCGCGATGCCATCCAGATGGTTAACGATGATGTGCTGCTGCTCTACCCCAATGCACGCGGCGTCTCAGAGCTGAAACGCTACGATCGCGACGCAGTTTTTGAACGCTACGGCGTCGAACCTCACCAATACCCTGATGTTGCTGCCCTCGTTGGTGAAACTAGCGACAACCTCATCGGTGTCGACAAGGTGGGGGAGAAGACCGCTGTTAAGTGGATCAACCTTTACGGATCTTTGGATGAGGTTCTTGCGCACGCCAAGGAAATTAAGGGCGTCGTGGGGCAGAACCTTCGCGATCAGATGGATCGCGCTGTACGCAATCGCAAGCTCAACCATCTGCTTACCGATGTTGAGCTGCCCGTGAAAGTTGCTGATCTTGATCGGCGCCCGATCGATGAAGCTGCTGTCCAGGAGGTCTTCGACCGCCTGCAATTTAAGACGCTTTTGCAACGTGTTCTCAAAATTGCCGCGACTGAGCGCGGTGATGATCCTGCAACCTCCTCGACGCCAGACAGTCCAAGAGCCGTTCCGGTCGTGCGCACGATGGTCGATGAAGAGCTGGCCAAGTGGATCGAGACGAACAGTGTGAACGGTACGAGGCCACTCGGTCTCACGATCGCGTCCATCGATGGCGCCGTCACAGGGCTTGGCCTTGCAACAGCAACCGAAACCGCTTTTGTACCGTGGGCCGCTGACCGACCCGACTACGAGGCGCTCACCACTTGGCTGGGTAGCGATGCGCCCAAGCTAATGCACTCGGCAAAGGCGCAACTCAAGATTGCTGGGGCCAATGGTCTCGACATTGCGGGAATCACCTTCGACACGATGCTCGCGGCGTGGGTTTTGAAGCCCAGCGGCAAGCCCGAAGAGCTAGAAGCGCAGGTGTACAACTATCTTGGTGAAACAGTCGAGCAGAGTGACCCCAACCAGCTTGTTCCCGAGACGGAATCGCTCAGCCCGGCGACCCTGTCTTGGTACGTCGTTCGTCTGGCGCACTACCTGACCGAGCGCCTCGATGAAGGCTCGCGCGGTGTACTCACTGACATTGAGATGCCGCTCGTTCCGGTATTCGCACAAATGGAACGCACCGGTATCGCCGTCAACCGGCAGTTGCTGAATGACCTCAGCACATCGTTAAACGAGACTGCCAGTGAGGTCGCGCGCAACGCGTTTGATGTGATTGGTCGCGAAATTAACCTGGGCAGCCCCAAGCAACTTCAAGAGGTGCTGTTCACTCAGCTGGAGATGCCGAAAACGCGGGCGAACAAGACCGGATACTCAACGGATGCCGCGAGCTTGGCCGACCTTCAAGAACAAGCGCCGCACCCGTTCCTCGACCTCCTTCTCAAGCATCGAGATGCCACGAAACTCGCCCAAATCATCACCGGGATCGAAAAGGCAATCGATGCTTCCGGTCGCGTTCACACCACCTACGAGCAGGCCGGGTCTAGTACGGGGCGCATCGCGTCGAATGATCCGAACCTGCAAAACGTGCCGATCAAGACGGCTACGGGGCGACAGATCCGCTCCGCATTCGAGGCGGGGGCAGGCTATGACACGCTGCTGACCGCCGACTACTCGCAGATCGAAATGCGTATCATGGCCCATCTGTCAGGAGACGAGGGGTTGATTCAGGCGTTCAACGAGGGTGAAGATCTCCACCGCTTCGTAGGCTCTCGCATCTTCGGTGTCGAGCCCGCCGACGTTACTGCCGAGATGCGCACGAAGGTCAAAGCAATGTCGTACGGGTTGGCCTACGGACTCAGCGCATTCGGACTCAGCAAGCAGCTGCGCATCGAAACCAGCGAAGCTAAAGCTTTGATGACTGACTACTTTGCTCGATTCGGCGCGGTACGCGACTATCTTCGCAACGTTGTCGAGCAGGCCCGTGCCGATGGGTACACGACTACGATCTTTGGTCGACGCCGCCCGTTCGGTGATCTCAACTCGAAAAATCGTGTGTTGCGGGACAACGCCGAGCGTCAAGCTCTTAATTCGCCAATCCAAGGTTCTGCCGCAGACATCCTCAAAATCGCCATGATTCGGATTGATGCCGACATTCGAAGCGAGGCGCTTGAATCGCGAATGCTGCTCCAGGTGCATGATGAACTCGTGTTTGAAATCGCTAACGGAGAACTTGAGCAGATGACGACGATTGTGCATCAGCGAATGTCCGGTGCAGCGAGTCTTTCGGTTCCGCTGGATGTTCAACTAGGAACCGGTCACAACTGGGATTCCGCAGCGCACTGA
- a CDS encoding HPr family phosphocarrier protein, with translation MSRRTITIGSKVGLHARPASIFTHAAKATGLAVRLTDSSGKTVNAASILSVLSLGINCGDSVTLICDDEGAEAALDSLSQLLESELDH, from the coding sequence ATGTCGAGGAGAACGATCACGATCGGATCAAAAGTTGGGCTACATGCTCGACCTGCGTCGATCTTTACCCATGCCGCAAAAGCCACTGGCCTGGCAGTGAGGCTCACTGACTCATCAGGTAAGACTGTGAACGCGGCCAGCATTCTGAGCGTGCTTTCGTTGGGAATTAATTGTGGCGACTCAGTGACGCTAATCTGCGATGACGAGGGTGCCGAAGCCGCGCTCGATTCCCTCTCGCAACTTCTTGAGAGCGAACTAGACCACTAG
- the rpsA gene encoding 30S ribosomal protein S1: MTIATTDKAPKQVAINDIGSAEDFLAAVEKTLKFFNDGDLIEGTVVKIDRDEVLLDVGYKTEGVIPSRELSIKHDVDPTEVVNVGDTVEALVLQKEDKEGRLILSKKRAQYERAWGDVELIKESDGVVTGSVIEVVKGGLIVDIGLRGFLPASLIELRRVRDLTPYLGQEIEAKILELDKNRNNVVLSRRALLEETQSASRTSFLNNLAKGQVRKGVVSSIVNFGAFVDLGGVDGLVHVSELSWKHIEHASEVVEVGQEVTVEILEVDLERERVSLSLKATQEDPWQVFARTHAIGQVAPGKVTKLVPFGAFVRVADGIEGLVHISELSGKHVELAEQVVSVGDEVFVKVIDIDLERRRISLSLKQANDGVDPEGTEFDPALYGMLTEYDDQGNYKYPDGFDPETNEWKEGFESQREKWELDYAAAQARWEQHKKQVAAAAIQEESISSAPAGASSFSNDEAAASAGAGTLADDETLAALREKLSNN, translated from the coding sequence ATGACAATCGCAACGACCGACAAGGCGCCCAAGCAGGTCGCCATCAATGACATTGGATCTGCTGAAGATTTCCTCGCCGCGGTCGAAAAGACACTGAAGTTCTTCAACGATGGTGACCTTATCGAAGGTACCGTCGTAAAAATCGATCGTGACGAGGTCCTCCTCGACGTCGGTTACAAGACCGAGGGCGTAATTCCCTCCCGCGAACTTTCCATCAAGCACGACGTTGATCCCACTGAGGTTGTCAATGTCGGTGACACCGTTGAGGCACTCGTTCTTCAAAAAGAAGACAAAGAAGGCCGGCTCATCCTGTCGAAGAAGCGCGCACAGTACGAGCGTGCGTGGGGCGACGTTGAACTGATCAAGGAATCGGATGGCGTTGTCACCGGTTCGGTCATCGAGGTCGTCAAGGGTGGGCTCATCGTCGACATCGGACTTCGTGGATTTCTCCCCGCATCGCTCATCGAGCTGCGTCGCGTTCGTGACCTCACGCCTTACCTCGGCCAGGAGATCGAAGCCAAGATCCTCGAACTCGACAAGAACCGCAACAACGTTGTGCTCTCGCGTCGCGCCCTTCTTGAAGAGACCCAGTCGGCTAGCCGCACCTCGTTCCTCAACAACCTGGCCAAGGGTCAAGTTCGCAAGGGTGTCGTTTCCTCGATCGTTAACTTCGGTGCGTTCGTTGACCTCGGCGGCGTCGACGGTCTCGTTCACGTTTCTGAGCTCTCGTGGAAGCACATCGAGCACGCTTCAGAAGTTGTTGAAGTTGGTCAAGAAGTAACCGTTGAGATCCTTGAAGTTGACCTCGAGCGCGAGCGCGTGTCGCTGTCACTCAAAGCAACTCAGGAAGACCCATGGCAGGTATTTGCCCGCACCCACGCAATCGGACAGGTCGCGCCCGGTAAGGTCACCAAGCTCGTTCCGTTCGGTGCGTTCGTTCGCGTCGCAGACGGCATCGAGGGTCTCGTGCACATCTCTGAACTGTCGGGCAAGCACGTTGAGCTCGCAGAGCAGGTTGTCTCGGTTGGCGACGAGGTATTCGTCAAGGTCATCGACATCGACCTTGAGCGTCGCCGCATCTCGTTGAGCCTCAAGCAGGCCAACGACGGTGTTGACCCCGAGGGTACCGAGTTCGACCCGGCACTCTACGGAATGCTTACCGAGTATGACGACCAGGGCAACTACAAGTACCCCGATGGATTCGACCCTGAGACCAACGAATGGAAAGAGGGCTTCGAGTCGCAGCGCGAAAAGTGGGAGCTTGACTACGCTGCCGCTCAGGCGCGTTGGGAACAGCACAAGAAGCAGGTTGCCGCCGCCGCGATTCAGGAAGAGTCGATCAGCAGCGCACCCGCCGGGGCATCCTCGTTCTCGAACGACGAAGCTGCTGCCAGTGCAGGAGCCGGAACCCTTGCAGACGACGAGACTCTCGCCGCTCTGCGCGAGAAGTTGAGCAACAACTAA
- a CDS encoding DUF4126 domain-containing protein — protein MLEVLTGSGLAIAAGLNAYIPLLILGLAGRLFEFVELPAAWVWLENPWVLAILGVLLVIEVIADKVPVVDSINDWIQTLVRPAAGGIAFGTGAASETAVVTDPAAFFSSNAWVPVAIGAVLALGTHLAKMLARPALNAATAGAAAPVVSAAEDITSVLLSFMALIAPVVGIIALLGLIVIIVRRIRRIRRIRRSRRTGASLHAQTGV, from the coding sequence ATGCTTGAGGTGCTCACCGGTAGCGGACTGGCTATCGCAGCTGGGTTGAATGCCTATATTCCGCTGCTCATCTTGGGTCTGGCTGGTCGACTTTTCGAATTCGTAGAGTTACCGGCGGCGTGGGTCTGGCTCGAGAATCCCTGGGTACTGGCAATTCTGGGAGTCCTGCTGGTTATTGAGGTCATTGCCGACAAAGTACCCGTGGTGGACTCAATCAACGACTGGATTCAGACGCTAGTGCGCCCGGCGGCCGGTGGCATCGCGTTCGGAACAGGCGCCGCTTCTGAGACAGCCGTGGTCACCGACCCCGCAGCCTTTTTCTCATCAAACGCATGGGTCCCAGTGGCTATCGGCGCCGTTCTGGCCCTGGGGACTCATCTAGCCAAGATGCTCGCCCGCCCCGCCCTCAACGCGGCAACGGCCGGCGCCGCGGCGCCGGTGGTCAGTGCTGCTGAAGACATCACCAGTGTGCTGCTGAGCTTTATGGCTCTGATCGCGCCCGTAGTCGGAATTATCGCGCTTCTCGGACTGATCGTCATCATCGTGCGGCGTATTCGGCGTATTCGGCGTATTCGGCGTTCTCGGCGCACAGGCGCCTCCTTGCACGCGCAAACAGGCGTTTAA
- the coaE gene encoding dephospho-CoA kinase, with protein MHLVALTGGIASGKSTVAQRWREQGAVVVDADALAREVVAVGSPVLSEISQRFGAEVVSDDGTLNRSALGALIFGDSDAREALNGITHPAISRLARERFDEAESRDPAAIIVYDIPLLVESGQSLERFKFVVTVEAERHVRVQRLIDHRGMARNEAEGRVASQATSRERRAVADFVIDANASLAETQHRADGVWSAITDRLHPRL; from the coding sequence ATGCATTTAGTAGCGCTCACCGGCGGCATCGCGTCAGGTAAATCCACGGTTGCCCAACGGTGGCGCGAGCAGGGCGCTGTGGTGGTCGATGCGGATGCGTTGGCGCGGGAAGTTGTGGCGGTCGGTTCACCGGTACTCAGCGAGATCTCGCAACGATTTGGCGCCGAGGTGGTTTCTGACGACGGAACTCTGAATCGTTCCGCTCTCGGTGCTCTAATTTTTGGTGACAGCGACGCGAGGGAAGCCCTGAATGGCATTACCCATCCTGCGATCAGCCGTCTAGCTCGCGAGCGCTTCGACGAAGCCGAGAGCCGTGATCCCGCAGCGATCATTGTCTACGACATTCCGCTGCTCGTAGAGTCGGGCCAGTCCTTGGAGCGCTTTAAGTTTGTTGTGACGGTGGAGGCTGAGCGACACGTGCGAGTCCAGCGACTGATCGACCACCGCGGAATGGCCAGGAATGAGGCGGAAGGCCGAGTAGCTTCCCAAGCAACGTCGCGCGAGCGCCGCGCGGTGGCCGACTTCGTGATCGATGCGAACGCTTCACTTGCTGAGACTCAGCATCGCGCCGATGGTGTTTGGTCTGCCATTACGGATCGGTTGCATCCGCGGCTCTGA